In the Anastrepha obliqua isolate idAnaObli1 chromosome 1, idAnaObli1_1.0, whole genome shotgun sequence genome, one interval contains:
- the LOC129238470 gene encoding uncharacterized protein LOC129238470, which yields MDKWTTRTDTNELRKLGTPSEDELLASSQETVDGKAVGHSTPSTSNQPSTSADAKGQKRQNTKKGPSRYKLYQRSLTILGRINKNEAEGKTHPKDAADKARCQKVVDEYRAFQATQKAEAVKRNRSQDESDKPTKKHKVSVHSASIPKPTKRSFNEVARDHLQIALVDEITNRGKPASDKWSEIEARLSRIVVDHVMANPEGHVPGFDSMEVVRGYRVIKCDDQLSLNFLQTVVGKIQSDWEGLRLKLIPASEIPRRPRARIWIPNMEFEAKQLIPYLQAHNRTVPMNDWSIIKAEAPQKNSVSFLLQISEESIEPLGKVDNKLRFGVRKTQLKIFRSANPEDEQDEVDGANELLTGMQLDDAASTKNDGANEQHPGVQLSDAV from the coding sequence ATGGACAAATGGACAACTCGAACCGACACCAACGAACTGAGGAAGTTGGGAACTCCCTCAGAGGACGAACTCTTGGCCTCCAGCCAAGAGACGGTTGAtggcaaagctgtgggccacagcacgccatcAACATCCAATCAACCATCCACATCCGCTGATGCCAAGGGGCAAAAGCGCCAAAACACTAAAAAAGGCCCGTCCAGGTATAAGCTTTACCAGAGGTCTCTGACTATTctcggaagaataaataaaaatgaggcTGAAGGTAAAACTCATCCAAAGGACGCGGCCGATAAGGCAAGgtgccaaaaggtggtcgatgagTACCGGGCGTTCCAGGCCACCCAGAAGGCAGAAGCCGTAAAACGCAATCGTTCGCAGGACGAAAGCGACAAACCAACGAAGAAGCATAAAGTGTCGGTACACTCTGCTTCAATACCAAAACCAACCAAACGCTCATTTAatgaggtggcacgggatcaCCTGCAAATAGCTTTGGTTGATGAAATAACAAACCGCGGCAAACCTGCATCGGATAAGTGGTCCGAAATCGAGGCACGGCTGTCACGCATTGTCGTCGATCATGTCATGGCAAACCCGGAGGGTCATGTGCCAGGATTCGATTCAATGGAGGTGGTCCGCGGATACAGGGTGATCAAGTGCGATGATCAACTCTCCCTTAACTTCCTGCAAACAGTTGTGGGCAAGATCCAGAGCGACTGGGAAGGTTTGAGGCTCAAACTAATCCCGGCCAGCGAAATCCCTCGAcggccgagggctcgcatctggatCCCGAACATGGAATTCGAAGCTAAGCAACTTATTCCATACTTGCAGgcacacaaccgcactgttccGATGAATGACTGGagcatcatcaaagcggaggctccgcaaaagaacAGTGTGTCCTTCCTTCTCCAAATATCGGAGGAGAGTATCGAGCCACTGGGAAAAGTGGACAATAAACTTCGGTTCGGCGTCAGGAAAACGCAACTGAAGATATTCCGATCTGCAAATCCGGAGGATGAACAGGACGAGGTTGACGGCGCCAACGAGTTGCTCACAGGGATGCAACTTGACGACGCCGCGTCTACCAAAAACGATGGCGCTAATGAGCAGCACCCGGGAGTGCAGCTTAGCGACGCCGTCTAA
- the LOC129253525 gene encoding palmitoyltransferase ZDHHC16A: MARFKWSSSSALKNIVNKSRVRWRYTKSWLHRLITNFDSDTCLEPMFWFVDNYTHLLGPFFIFAVSGLTIAVVLFAYWIGLPFWWEKSPKATVVLLIIGNWLLLNVVFHYVMGVITPPGEPPKVDNGTFEVRKICKKCHSPKAPRTHHCSICNKCILKMDHHCPWLNNCVGFFNHRYFFLYMAYTSIGCLFLIVFGFEIGYNHLWLDHSDSWVESEPLEGQPVKFNLSGHIIPVTHAHEYDEELLLPAKHTLPTPPTSEDSAFSVGKRRALVFMTVTNLTAVLALGALTIWHAIMITRGETSIEALINKEGTEEMLKENKIYVNPYNFGARKNWKLFLGLVRGRKFWRCVLLPSWHKPEGNGLSFHTVHDDGAKLSPDEWP, encoded by the exons ATGGCACGTTTTAAATGGAGTTCCAGTAGTGCATTGAAGAATATAGT CAATAAGAGTCGTGTCCGGTGGCGATATACGAAATCTTGGCTTCACAGACTCATCACAAACTTCGATTCAGATACTTGCTTGGAGCCGATGTTTTGGTTCGTTGACAACTACACACACCTTTTGGGGCCA tttttcatatttgctgTTTCGGGCTTGACGATAGCTGTGGTTTTGTTTGCCTACTGGATTGGTTTACCTTTTTGGTGGGAGAAAAGCCCCAAGGCTACTGTAGTCTTACTCATTATTGGCAACTGGCTGCtgcttaatgttgtcttccactATGTGATGGGCGTAATTACTCCACCAGGAGAGCCGCCCAAAGTg GACAATGGCACATTTGAGGTGCGCAAGATATGTAAGAAATGTCATTCACCAAAGGCCCCGCGCACTCATCACTGCTCCATCtgtaataaatgtattttaaaaatggaCCACCACTGTC CTTGGCTCAACAACTGCGTAGGGTTTTTCAATCATCGCTACTTCTTTCTGTACATGGCCTACACAAGTATTGGCTGCCTCTTTCTAATAGTTTTTGGCTTTGAAATCGGCTATAACCACTTGTGGCTCGATCACAGCGATAGCTGGGTTGAATCGGAGCCATTAGAGGGTCAACCGGTGAAATTTAACCTGAGTGGCCATATAATACCAGTG ACGCATGCTCACGAATACGATGAGGAACTGCTTCTGCCCGCTAAGCACACACTGCCCACACCGCCCACGTCAGAAGACAGCGCATTTTCGGTGGGGAAGCGCCGAGCTTTAGTATTTATGACAGTCACAAATTTGACCGCTGTACTGGCGTTAGGAGCACTCACCATATGGCATGCAATAATGATAACACGCGGGGAAACAAGCATTGAGGCGCTTATAAATAAAGAAGGAACCGAAGAAAtgcttaaagaaaataaaatttacgtaAACCCATACAATTTTGGAGCACGCAAGAATTGGAAGTTATTTCTGGGATTGGTACGTGGCAG AAAATTTTGGCGTTGTGTTTTACTGCCATCGTGGCATAAACCGGAGGGCAATGGCTTAAGTTTTCATACTGTGCATGACGACGGCGCCAAGTTGTCACCCGATGAATGGCcttag